The following proteins are encoded in a genomic region of Arachis ipaensis cultivar K30076 chromosome B02, Araip1.1, whole genome shotgun sequence:
- the LOC107628009 gene encoding putative disease resistance protein At3g14460, whose translation MILMILSIDIDTVDSQMERDILDKLRPHTNLKELYIYGYRGTTFPDWLGHSSYRNITKIMLDGCRNCCMLPSLGQLPSLKHLEISKFESVGIVGAEFYFFQNDESCVKTPPFQKLETLLFKSMPCWKEWRSMVLNAFPRLRELTIRKCPSLRGDLPIHLSSLQSLQIDKCDELSCCVPRAPAITSLSISGKNLVGSVVEAITNTQLTCLTSLWISNCSSHIWFPVSAIPPSLQRLTIQECRELEFEMDGQHHSLQELSIHNSCDSITSFSLLDAFPNLVSVFIGKSEKMECIVVSRSLSSLRYLNICECRSLKSVSTLWMAAPQLEHLTLLECPEIELSATGDPHHSLRSLEISYSEKLVSSAAFMNSQFHGLTHLTILGGYDESMNCLPKEGWLPASLESLRLYGMKSVETLECKGLAHLTSLQQLSIEYCPKLENIEGEKLPASLIKLTIIQSPLLGYRCQMKDPQLWPKISHIPAIQVDSRWIW comes from the coding sequence ATGATATTGATGATACTTAGCATTGATATTGATACAGTTGATTCCCAGATGGAAAGAGATATACTTGACAAGTTACGACCTCACACTAATTTGAAAGAGTTATATATCTATGGTTACAGGGGTACAACCTTTCCAGATTGGTTGGGACATTCTTCCTACCGCAACATCACCAAAATAATGCTGGATGGTTGCAGGAATTGTTGTATGCTTCCTTCACTTGGACAATTGCCCTCTTTGAAGCAccttgaaatttcaaaatttgaaagtGTGGGGATTGTGGGTGCTGAGTTTTACTTTTTCCAGAACGATGAATCTTGTGTGAAGACACCACCATTTCAAAAGCTTGAAACTCTTTTGTTTAAGTCAATGCCTTGCTGGAAGGAGTGGCGTTCAATGGTGTTGAATGCATTTCCTCGACTTAGGGAGCTTACGATAAGGAAGTGTCCGTCGTTGAGAGGAGATTTGCCCATTCATCTATCATCTTTGCAATCACTTCAGATTGACAAGTGCGATGAGCTGAGTTGTTGTGTTCCAAGGGCTCCTGCGATTACCAgtctttcaatttcaggaaaGAATCTAGTGGGGTCCGTGGTGGAGGCCATTACCAACACGCAACTGACTTGCCTCACTTCTTTATGGATCTCAAATTGTTCCTCCCACATATGGTTTCCAGTGAGTGCTATTCCCCCATCACTACAACGCTTGACGATTCAGGAATGCAGAGAATTAGAATTCGAAATGGATGGGCAACATCACTCGCTGCAGGAACTATCAATACATAACAGCTGTGATTCAATTACATCCTTCTCGTTGTTGGATGCCTTTCCAAATCTCGTGAGTGTTTTTATCGGAAAGTCTGAAAAGATGGAGTGTATTGTGGTGTCACGCTCTCTTTCATCTCTCCGTTATTTAAATATCTGCGAGTGTAGGAGTTTGAAGTCCGTGTCGACGCTATGGATGGCAGCACCTCAGCTAGAGCATCTCACATTACTGGAATGCCCAGAGATCGAGTTGTCAGCAACAGGCGATCCACACCATAGCCTGAGATCTCTTGAGATCAGCTATAGCGAGAAGCTAGTGAGCAGTGCAGCATTCATGAATTCGCAATTTCATGGGCTTACTCATCTTACCATTCTTGGTGGATACGACGAGAGTATGAATTGCCTCCCAAAAGAAGGTTGGTTGCCTGCCTCCCTTGAGTCTCTCAGACTGTATGGCATGAAAAGTGTGGAGACGTTGGAATGCAAGGGACTTGCCCACCTCACCTCCCTCCAACAATTATCTATTGAGTACTGTCCGAAGCTGGAGAATATCGAGGGAGAAAAGCTGCCTGCCTCTCTAATAAAACTCACCATCATTCAAAGCCCTTTGCTGGGCTATCGATGTCAGATGAAGGATCCACAGCTTTGGCCCAAAATCTCCCACATCCCCGCCATTCAAGTTGATAGCAGATGGATTTGGTAA